AAAGACTTTATGGACGTCTTTTACGTTTACAACTGATTTATTCATTTTGATAACCTCCAGTTTTAATCTGTTTCCAGTTTAACCGGCTGTATTGGAAACTGGTATCTATTTTCCTTTCAGTAATCTTACAGTTTTGCAACCTTTTATAAATACAATCGTCTCCCGACTGAAAAAAGTGGCATGAAAAATAATTTTTATCTTCATGCCACCTTTTGCTGTTTGGGTTCGATTGTAGTAGTGAAGGGAGGTGATCGACATGGCAGTATCACAAATGGTTTCATCACAGCTGACGTTAATTCTTGATGATGGTGACGATATCCTAACCGGCGATACCATCTACAAGACGAAAAGCTTCAATAACGTCAAACCTGTTGCAACAGCAGATCAATTGTATGCAATCGCAACAGCTGTGGCAGCACTGCAGGAGCGACCGCTTTATAACATCAAGCGTAAAGACAACTCCGAAATCAGTCAGACATAATTTTTTCGGCAGGGTAGTGCGGGGAATGATAGCAATAATTCATGCTAAAACATCCCCTGCAAAAAATCATAGAAGGGAGGGAAAACGATGAAAAAGTTGGAATTGAAATTCTTGAATGAAGAAGGCAAAACAGTAACTTATTCATTGGAAAAGCCGGTTGAACCAGTTGATCCGGCCGCAGTTACCAGCGCCATGGATGAGATTATCGCACAAAACGCATTCTCATCTTCAGGTGGCAATCTGGTGGAGAAAAAAGGCGCACGTGTTGTGGAACGCAATGTAGTTGAAATAGAGTTAGCCTAAATGGCTGACTGAAGGAAATTTTTTTAACTGTTCTCGGAGACCAGCGGCAGCACTGCCCTGGTCTTAAAAATATTATCAGACAGGAGGGAATTACAGTGGAAACATGGGTATCCTTTGTGACAGAAGTCGGCTTCCCAATCATGGTGACATTTTATTTGCTGCACCGGATTGAAGGAAAACTCAATGACCTAATCGAATCCATCCACGCACTTCCGGAAAAAATGAGATAGAGCCACAGGGACGGGTTCTTTATTTCTTAGATAAGGAACCTGCCCGCGTGTCTCACTCAGAATGCCAAAGTTCACAGGAAAAGCGCCGGAGTTCACAGTGTTTTCGCCAAAGTTCACAAAGTTTTCGCCAAAGTTCACAATTTGTACGCCTCCTCAACACGGTGTTCCGCTCAGGCGATAGTGTTTTCGCTCAAATTGTCATAGAATCCGCTCAAGATTATGGCGAATCGGCTCAAACTGTCATAAATCCGGCTCAAGTTCACAGTGTTTTCGCTCAAGTTCACAATTTGTTCGCCTCCCCTAGATGGTGTTCTACCAAAAGTGCCTTGCTTCCATGAGACAAGGTCCCTGTCCCTATGTCTCACTGGACTCAAGTTCACCATTCACAAAGAAACAACAAGCCCACACGTATATTCCCCTTAAAATCCTCCTATCCTATTAAAAGCATTTAGTTTAAAAATGCGAATAACTCATATAAAATAGTAGATAAAGAGATGGTAGAAAGTAGGGTATTAGCATTTTGAACAGTTTTCGTGATATTAACATAAAAAAGATGTTTCCATCCGTCATTTACCGGCGCGGATTGGATTATTACAAGAACGATCAAGTCAGTGATCTTCTTTACGATATAAATAACCAGCTTTGGACAGCAACTGTACACGGAACAGAAGATTATTTTGTGGAGATAAATACTAAAGATTTTTCAAAGGGTTCAATTGACACATACTGTGACTGTCCGGCATTTGACACCTATGGATCGTGCAAGCATATAGCAGCTGTGCTGATTAAAATTGCCAACAGGGATACAAATAAGCCGCAAGTCGAAAGGGCCAACTATAACCCTGGTAAATGGCTGATGGATTCTATTCTCTCGTTAACCGACTACCAGCCGGCTTCGGAAATAACCAGTCAAAAAATTCCGCTCCATGTGGAGTATTATTGCAAGTGGACGTTTGATCACAATCTGCTTTTGGAATTAAAAGTCGGCGAAAAGCGCTGCCTCGTTGTTAAGAATGCATTTGATTTCCTTGATAATGTCCTTAACGGCAATGAACATTATTTTACAAAAACATTCACATATGATCCGGAAGTGCACTATTTTTTGCAGCAGGATAAGGAAATTTTCGAACAGCTGTATTCCGTTTTACGCAATGAGAAAATTTATCTGGACCGTTCCATTTACCATTACCAGAATTCGCCGGAACGTTCAGTCGTTATCCCGCCGCTTGCTGCCAGGCAAGTTCT
The genomic region above belongs to Virgibacillus doumboii and contains:
- a CDS encoding DUF2922 domain-containing protein, with translation MKKLELKFLNEEGKTVTYSLEKPVEPVDPAAVTSAMDEIIAQNAFSSSGGNLVEKKGARVVERNVVEIELA
- a CDS encoding YvrJ family protein — its product is METWVSFVTEVGFPIMVTFYLLHRIEGKLNDLIESIHALPEKMR
- a CDS encoding DUF1659 domain-containing protein; its protein translation is MAVSQMVSSQLTLILDDGDDILTGDTIYKTKSFNNVKPVATADQLYAIATAVAALQERPLYNIKRKDNSEISQT